Proteins encoded within one genomic window of Zootoca vivipara chromosome 12, rZooViv1.1, whole genome shotgun sequence:
- the LOC118092337 gene encoding HIG1 domain family member 1A, mitochondrial, translated as MASGSENPLPSYETDDSQTSKLIRKSRESPFVPIGISGFAAVVAYGLYKLKHRGDTKMSVHLIHMRVAAQGFVVGAMTCGVIYSMYQEYWVKPKP; from the exons ATGGCGTCCGGTTCAGAAAATCCTCTCCCTAGCTACGAGACGGACGACAGCCAAACCTCAAAGCTGATCAGAAAGTCTCGGGAGTCTCCGTTTGTCCCAATTG GCATTTCGGGTTTTGCAGCCGTGGTGGCCTATGGACTCTacaagctgaagcacagaggggaCACCAAAATGTCCGTCCACCTGATTCATATGCGCGTCGCAGCACAGGGCTTCGTTGTGGGGGCCATGACCTGCG GTGTCATTTATTCCATGTATCAAGAATACTGGGTGAAGCCCAAGCCCTAG